The region AAACCTGCCAGAAGTTCCACGACCGCCCCATTTTCTTCAATGGAAAAGTCTACGTGGCGTCGCTGGACCGCTCGACGCTCGATAATGCCTTCTTGTCAACGCGCGGGTTCCACTGGTACTGCTACGACACCGCCGCCAACACCTTCAGCGACCTCAGCGTCAGCGAGCCCAACGGCATCGGCGCCCCGCATCTGCAGCTGATCTGCATCCAGCCCGACCCCAAGAAAAACGTGATGTACGGCAACACGATCCCGGAAGTCAAGGAAGTGAGCTACGACATCGCCAAAAAAGTGACCACGGTGCTCGGCCGGCCCTCGCAATGGACCACGCCCCCATACCTTTACAGCGACCGCGTCCAGTGGGTGGATTCGCGCAGCAGGTTGTACATCACCGCGGGAAACGACCGGGCGCAATGGAACATGGGCGAGCCGGTGAGCACCTTCAACCATGTGTGGTATTACGATCCCGCAAGCGGGTTCGGCGAGCTGCCCAATTTTCAGCTCCAGGGCGCCAACGCCATGGAGTGCGGCGGATGGAACAGGGAGCACACGAAATGGTACGGGTCCGACGACCACGGGCACCTGTACTGTTTCACCGACAGCGGCCCCACGTGGACCTACCTGGGAACAACCGGCATCAACCCGGTGCAAAAGGTGTGGACGCTGGAAGTCGCCCCCGACGGCGACAAGCTGTACGTCGGCCGCTGCGACAATGAGAACGGTCTGAACGAGCCCCGCGCGATTTTCGAATTCGACCTCGCGGCCAAGACCTCGCGCCAGATCGTCACCATTACCGAGTGCGACAACAAGGCGACATACGATTTCATGACCGGCTACGATTCCTGGGACCGTACCGGTAATTTCTACGTGGCCGATTTCTCCATGGACGACGGCGCCGGCACCCTTATGGTGCGCCTCAATCCCGTGAAGATCAAGGTGGCAAAGGGCCTGCTGCCCGAGCTGGTGACGGTGACCGCCGCACCCGGTCCGAACGGCGACGTGATGGTCACCCGCACTGGCGCCACCACGGGCAGCCTGAAAGTCATTTACGAATTGACGGGTTCCGACTCTAACAACAATCAGCTCCTGAAGACCTACGGCAGCGCGACGATTTCCGCCGGCGCCGCCTCCGCCGACGTGACGGTTGACAAAACGCAATTCCAGGGCATTGCGGGAATTTCCAGCCTTGTTTTCTCGGTAGAGTACGACGGCGACAACTACCTTGCGGGAAGCAGCCGCCTGGTGCCGCTGCAGTTGACCGCCATCCGGGTCCGGCCGCAGGGAACGGGACCGGCGGACAAGGCGCTCATGGAAACGTTCCGGAACCCTTCCGGCGCCACGGTCGTGCGGCTGAACATCGCGAGGGCCTCTTTGACCCAGCTCAGCATTTATGATTTGACCGGAAAGCTCGTCACCACGCTGCTCAACAGGCATCTCGGCGCGGGCGTGTACGAGTTCCCGCTCAAAAAGCGCGCCGGCGGCGGCATTGCGATCAGCGGCGGCTTTATCGCGGAAGTAAAGACCGGCGGTTTGTCCATGAGCAAGAGAATCGTTCTGTATTAACGAAATGTCCGATTTTCCTTACCGTTCCCGCAAGGGGGAATCATGGCGAATCAGAGGATTTCTTTCGTTTGGTGTTTCGTCCTTTCCGCCGGCACGGCCCTCTCCTGCCTTGGCGTTCCCCAGACCGGCGGCTATGTGGGAAAATACCCGTGGGTGCGCACCTGGCAGCTGCCTAACACGCCCGACGGCATGCGGCCGCACGCGTGCTGGCATTCGATCGGGAACGCGCCCGACGGCGACATTTACGTGGGCGGCATGGACCACACCACCAACTCGGCCCTGTACCGCATTTACATGAGCGACGACACGCTCCGCTACCTCGGCGACGCGGCCGCAGCGTCCGAGGCGGTCAACAACTGGGACAGCGGCGAAACGTGCCAGAAGTTCCACGACCGGCCCACGTTCCACAACGGCAGGGTCTACGTGTTCTCGCTCGACCGCTCCGACATCAGCGATGCGTATCTGTCAACGCGCGGCTACCACGTGTACGCCTACGACGTGGCCCAGAACACGTTCTCCGACATGAGCGTGAACAACCCGGGCGGCGTGGGTGCGCCGCACCTCCAGGTGGTCACGCTGGCGCCCGATCCCAAGAACAACCGCGTGTACGGCGCGGTGATCCCCACGGTCGACATCGTGTATTACGACGTCGCGAAAAACCTGGAGTTCACCGTGGGCCGCCCCGCCACGTTCACGCAGTACATTTACACCAACCGGTTCATGTTCGTGGATTCGCGCGGCAGGCTCTACTTTACGGCCGGCAGCGAATACTGGTCGCCGGGCTCGGACCCGAACATCTACAACCATGTCCACTACTACGAGCCGTCAACGAACACCTTCGGCGATTTGACGGATTGGAAACTCAACCTCAACGCCTTTGAGATGGGGCAATGGACGCGGGACAGAAAAACCTGCTACGTGGAGGACAATAAGGGCAACACGTTCAGGTTCGATGATTCCGCCGCGGCGTGGACGTCGCTCGGAAGGCCGTTTCCCAACGACCCGAACTGGATTTTCCAGGTGTCGCCGAATTCGAAGAAAATCTACAGCGGCAACAACACCATCGTGGAGTACGACATCGCCTCGGGCAAGGTGATCAACACGCTGTGCGCGACCGGCGATCTTGACGCTCAGGCGGGCGCCCAAAAATACTGGATCGGCTACGATTCGTGGGACAACAACGGCAATTTCTATTTCGCAAGCTTCTCGGACTACGGGATCAACGTGCTCGTCACGCGGTTCAATCCCGTGCAACTGAAGATCGCGAAAGGGATTCTGCCCGCGCTTGTCCAGGTGGAGGTCGCGGCTTCCTCGAACGCCAACGAGTTCATCGTGACGAGGAAAGGCGGTTCCACCTCCTCAAGCCTCGACGTGGTGTATAACGTCGATGCGGCCGAGAACAACGCGTCATTGATGAAACAGGCGCGCGGGACCGTGACCATTCCCCCGGGCCAGGATTCGGCGACCGCGGTCCTCACGCAGGATCAGCTGGCGCTCGTCAGCGGAAAATACGTTTTTACCGTCATCGGCGACGGCGATCAGTATCTGCCGGGAGCCCACAGGAGCGTGAGCGCGGTGAACACGGGGGTTGTTGCAAAAAGCAATCATGGTCCTGAAAGCAAACAGCTGCTCAGCTGTTTCAGAAGCGGAGCGGGAGCAATAACATTCAGGGTCTTTGCGCCGGAAGGATCGTCCATGACGCACTTGTCAATCTATGATCTTCATGGGAAATGCGTCAAGGTGCTGCACGCCGGAGCAATTTCAAGCGGCAGCCACGATTTCACCCTGGACGAAGGCAGTATGGCGAAAGGAACATATGTCGCACGGCTGACGCTTGACCGACAAACGGTACAGCGCCGGGTGGCCAAGTATTAGCAGCGCTTTTTAAAATGCACATAAAAAAACCCGTTCCGGACGGGTTTTTTTATCGGAACGGCGTTCCACTCTTATTTTTCGGCAATCGCCTTGTACTTTCCCAGAAACGCCTCCGCGTCCGCGACCGCCCTGTTCGGGTCCGGATAATTATTAAATGTCAACTGGAAATAAAACCGTCCGAAACAGGAGTACACCACGAGTCCGTTGTATGTCTGCGATCCCTCTGCGGACGCCGAGAAATCCGGCATGGTCACCGGGTGATTCATGTCTGCCCGCGAGTGTTTGAGAGTGTCCCAGACCGCAAATGCATCGGCGGCGGTCCCGTAGTCAATGATAACAACGTTCACCGTGGTCGTCTCCGCCGCGTTTTCATACGAGGTGTGAAAACCGTTCCTGACGGCGTTGTTCATCAAATAAACCGAGTCATAAAGGAGGTTGTATACGTCGGTGTCCCCGAATTCCTGAAACGCGCCCGCAGACTCAACCCAGCCTGGGGCGGGAGCCGCGACATGCAGGTCGATCAAGGCGGCCGGCGCACTGCGCACCGGTGAATTCGTGCACGTTGCAAACGATAGTCCAACAACGAGGATGCTGCATGCCGCCATTATTTCCTTATCGAGCCCCACGAGTCGCATCGGTAAATCTCCTTGCGGAAAAGCCCTCGACATCCGGCAGGGTTAAACGTGCCGCTTTATCAAGCAAGAATTAATTATGGGTCAGTCCTTCACCAGCCGCACCGAGAGGCCCGTGTTGTCGAGGATGAGGTAACTGTCGAGATAGTCATGGGAGCTGCTGAGCATCCGGTAATCGGAATGCGCGACGTCCTCCGCCGTGGCGGTCCACCAATACCCCATCTGACCGATGCTTTTAAAGTCAACGTCGTAGAAGCGGATGCCCGCCGGAAGGCCAGAAAAGCCGCTGCCGTCGTTGGCCGCCGTGTTCCAGCCGACGTCCCCGGAATCGGTTGCCGCGTTCCAATCCGTCTTTGCCGCAAGGGACTTCCCTATCCCGTTGCCCGTGTCCGACCCGTCCCAGTTGTATCCGTGCGCGACCAGGTAATTCCGCAGGGTGTCCCATTCCGCGCTCGTGGGCACGTGCCATCCCGCGGGCGCGAGCCTGCCCGTGCCGACGGTGTACCAGTTGTAAAGCAGGCCGAATTTCTTGATGCTGTCGGCGTCGGTCGTGTTGTTGTAGGATGCGTACGCGGGCGTGGACAGCGTCGCCCACGTTGACAAAAGCGGAGCGTGAGGGATCGGCGTCCCGTCGTTGTAGGCGGTCGTCCGCAGATTTTCCGCGGTCCAGACCTGGTTGCCTATCTTTACTGCTGTGTAAATATTCCCGTCGATATCTTTTACGGTGGTGCCGCCGGTGTCCGGGCCGGTGGAGGTTTTTGTGCAGGCGATTGTTGACAGAATGATCGCCGCGACCGATCCCGCAAGCAAATACTTGATTGTCGTCATGGAAACTCCCTTTTGATAAAAATAAAAATTGGCAAAATCAAAAAAGGCTGGGCGTTCCCCTGCTTCGCGGGGTCGGCCGGCATGAGGCAAACGACATAATAAAGCGCGAAGCGCAACTACCTTACCTCGGGGAACGAAGTGACAATGCGCTCTGGCGCACCCTCCGGTCCACCTGACGCCTGGCATAAGTCAAGCACCACTCCTGAATTTATTTGCCCGTCATAATAAATGGATTCAACCGGCATTTACCTGTTAGAATAAAATATCATCCGCTCGTAGGGCAAAGTTTTTATTTGAAAATTCTTACGCGGATTGGACTGGATGGAAAAAATAAATAGTGGAAAAACCAAAAACGAGAGCATGGATAAAAGAATGGTGCGGTCGGTCGGAATCGAACCGACACAGGATTGCTCCCACATGCCCCTCAAACATGCGTGTCTACCAGTTCCACCACGACCGCATTACCACGTGCTACTTGCCTTTTCCCCTTGACGGGGCGGGCGCCGGCAATGCCGGTGCCGGCTGCGTTGTCGGGCCAGGGGCTTTCGGCGTCGCGCCCTGGGGCAGGCCCTGAGGGACGGGCATACCCTGGGGACCGGCTTCACCCTGTCCCTGGTTTCCGACCGGAAGTCCCTGCTGTCCCTGCAGCACGGACGACGGCGAATACGAGCCCTGCTTCTCGGCGCGCTCCTTGAGCGCGGACTTGATCTGGCTTTGCGAGGGATGCGAAACGAATATCGACATGATCAGGCACAGTCCCAGAAAAATTCCGGCCGAGATCGCCGTCGCCCTGGTGAGGATGTTGGCCGTATCGCCCGCGCCCAGCAGGCTCGTCGCGCTGGAGAAGCCGCCGCCGAGCGTGCCCGATATCCCGCCGCCCTTGTCGGACTGGATCAGAATAATCATGCACAGAAAGACGCACACGATCACGAACAGCGCAATAAGAATTCCGAAAATCCACGACATACTGTGACTACCTCTTGCAAAATTATTTAGGTTTTACAATCCCCAAAAAATCGTCAGCCTTCAGCGCCGCGCCGCCGATAAGCCCACCGTCGACGTCGGAAAGCGCGAGCAGCGCCTTTGCGTTGTCCGGTTTCATGCTGCCGCCGTACTGAATACGGATTGCGCCGGCGGTATCGGTATCATGCATCCCGGAAACCTGCTTGCGAATGAAAACATGCATTTCGTTGGCCTGGTCCGGTGTCGCCACCTCTCCGGTCCCGATGGCCCACACCGGTTCGTAGGCGATGGTGCATTTGAGCGCGTCGGCCTTGGCGACGCCCGCAAAGGCGCCCTTGATCTGCGTCTCCACCACCGAGAACAGCTTCCCTGTTTTACGTTGTTCAAGCGTCTCGCCCACGCAGACGATGGGCAGGAGCCCGGCGGCGAGCGCCGCCTTCACCTTCTTGTTCACGGTCTCGTCGGTCTCGTGGAAATACTGGCGCTGCTCCGAATGGCCGATGATCACGTATTCCACGCCCACGCTCCTGAGCATGGCGCAGCTCACCTTGCCGGTGAACGCGCCCTTAGCCTCCCAGTGCACGTCCTGGGCGCCGAGCTTTACCGAGGTGCCCTTGACAATTTCGGAAACCGTCTTGAGGCTGACGTACGGCGGGCATACGGCGATGTCCACGTCCGTTTCCGCGCCCATTTTCGCCACGATGCCTTTTGCGAGCGCCTTCGCCTCGTCAAGCGTGGTATTCATTTTCCAGTTGCCGGCAATGAATTTTTTTCGTGCCATGACCACATTCTCCTTAGGGCAAATAAAATATGTTATGGTAACCCGTGTATATTTACGATTTTCTATAATGTGTCACTCCCGCGAAAGCAGGAGTCCAGGCTTCCTAAATGAAAACAAAATGGATTCCCGCTTCCGTGGGAATGACGGCAGCGATTCGTCCTTTAAATCTACCGGTCGAGCAAAGCTTTCACGCCGGGCAGCTCCTTGCCTTCCACGAGCTCGAGCGACGCGCCGCCGCCTGTGGAGATGTGGGACATCTTCGCCGACAGGCCCATTTTATTGACCGCCGACACCGAGTCGCCGCCGCCGATGACGGTCGTGGCGCCCTTAAGCGACGCAAGCGCCTGGGCGATGGCCTTGGTGCCTTCGGCGAATTTCGGAAACTCGAAAACGCCCATGGGCCCGTTCCAGAACACGGTCTTCGCGCCCGCAATGGCCGCCTTGAATTTCTCAATTGATTTCGGCCCGATGTCCATGCCGAGCCAACCGTCTTCGATCGCCTCGCCCGCCGACGCCTTCGACACCGCGTCGGCAGAAAATTCCTGCGTCACCACATGGTCCGCGGGGAGCAGAAGCTCGGTTTTCTTTTCCGCCGCCCTGTCAAGAATGCCCTTTGCGGTTTCCACCATGTCGTCCTCGACCAGCGACTTGCCCACCGAAACGCCCTTGGCCTTCAAGAAGGTGTAGGTCATGCCGCCCCCGATGATCAGTTTGTTCACTTTGTTAAGCAGGCTTTCGAGCACCGCGATCTTGCTCGACACCTTTGCGCCGCCGATCACCGCGACAAACGGTTTTGCCGGGTTCTTCACGATTTTTTCCTGAAGGTATTCGAGCTCCTTTTCCATGAGGAACCCTGCAACCGCGGGCAGATGGTGCGCAACGGTCTCGGTCGACGCATGCGGCCGGTGCGCCGTGCCGAACGCGTCGTTCACGTACACGTCGCCGTACGTGGCGAGCGCGGCCGCCAGTACTTCGCGCTCGGACTCCTCCTTGGAGGTCTCTTCCTTGTGGAAGCGCGTGTTCTCGAGCATGCAGATGCCGCCCTGGGGCAGCGCCTTGACAATCGCCTCGGTCTCGGGCCCCATGCACGCGGGCGCGAACTTCACCTCTTTGCCGAGCAGCTTGGCAAGATACTCGGCCACGGGCTTCATCCTGCACTTGCCGTCGATGAATTTCTTTTCGTCAAACGGTTTGCCGTCCTTCTCCGCCTTTTCCTTCGCCTTCTTCGCGTCTTTTTTCGGGTCGCCCAGATGGGACATGAGCACCAGGCTCTTGCAGCCCTGTTCGAGCACGTACTTGATCGACGGCAGCGCCGCCTTGATGCGCGTGTCGTCCTGCACAACGCCGTCCTTCATGGGAACGTTGAAATCCACGCGCATGAGCACGCGTTTTCCTTTTACGTCAATGTCGCGGATGGTCTTTTTAGAAATTGCCATAATGCTTCTCCTTGCCAAGAAAATCAATACTCCACCGCAAAGACGCAAAGGTCGCAAAGAAATCCATTATTCATTTTATTCCTCTTTGTGTTCTTTGCGGCTTTGCGGTGATTTTTTTCTACTAAAACAAGCCAGCGGCGGGGACACCGCCACTGGCTTTTATCAACAACTCACCTGTTACTTTGAAAAATTACTTCTTCTTCGCCATGAACTTGATGAGGTCGATCACCCGGTTCGAATAGCCCCACTCGTTGTCATACCACGACACGACCTTGAAGAAGCGCTTCTCGCCCTTCAGGTTGTTCTTGACAGTTGCGAGCGAGTCGTAGATGGACGAACGGGCATCGTGGATGAAATCGGTGGAGACCAGTTCCTCGTTGCAATAGCCCAGGTACCCCTTGAGGTAGGTCTCCGACGCTTTCTTCATCGCGGCGTCGATTTCCTCGATGGACGAATCGCGCGCCGAGCGGAACGTGAGGTCCACGACCGAGACATCGACCGTGGGAATGCGAAACGACATGCCCGTGAGCTTGCCTTTTGTGGAGGGGAGCACCTCGCCCACCGCCTTCGCGGCGCCCGTGCTCGAGGGAATGATGTTGATCGAGGCCGCGCGGCCGCCGCGCCAGTCCTTCTTGGACGGGCCGTCAACGGTCTTCTGCGTCGCAGTCGTGGCATGGATCGTGGTCATCAGACCGGTCTCGATGCCGATACCCTCCTTGATGAGCACGTGCACCAGCGGAGCGAGGCAGTTGGTCGTGCACGAGGCGTTGGACACGATGTTGTGCTTGGCGGGATCGTATTCGTTCTCGTTCACGCCCATGAGCAGGGTCTTGACCTCGCCTTTGCCGGGGGCCGAAATAATGACCTTCTTCGCGCCCGCCGCAAGGTGGCCTTTTGCCTTTTCGGAATCGGTGAACAGGCCGGTGGACTCGATGACCCATTCGACGCCCAGCGCCTTCCACGGAAGCTCGGCCGGCGTCTTGGTGGCCATG is a window of Chitinivibrionales bacterium DNA encoding:
- the secG gene encoding preprotein translocase subunit SecG — translated: MSWIFGILIALFVIVCVFLCMIILIQSDKGGGISGTLGGGFSSATSLLGAGDTANILTRATAISAGIFLGLCLIMSIFVSHPSQSQIKSALKERAEKQGSYSPSSVLQGQQGLPVGNQGQGEAGPQGMPVPQGLPQGATPKAPGPTTQPAPALPAPAPSRGKGK
- the gap gene encoding type I glyceraldehyde-3-phosphate dehydrogenase, with amino-acid sequence MALKVGINGFGRIGRLVYQAIADQGILGKEIDVVAVVDVTTDAKYFAYQMKYDSVHGHFKHDIKTEKSAPTAEADDVFVVNGFKTKCIMATKTPAELPWKALGVEWVIESTGLFTDSEKAKGHLAAGAKKVIISAPGKGEVKTLLMGVNENEYDPAKHNIVSNASCTTNCLAPLVHVLIKEGIGIETGLMTTIHATTATQKTVDGPSKKDWRGGRAASINIIPSSTGAAKAVGEVLPSTKGKLTGMSFRIPTVDVSVVDLTFRSARDSSIEEIDAAMKKASETYLKGYLGYCNEELVSTDFIHDARSSIYDSLATVKNNLKGEKRFFKVVSWYDNEWGYSNRVIDLIKFMAKKK
- a CDS encoding FlgD immunoglobulin-like domain containing protein, coding for MANQRISFVWCFVLSAGTALSCLGVPQTGGYVGKYPWVRTWQLPNTPDGMRPHACWHSIGNAPDGDIYVGGMDHTTNSALYRIYMSDDTLRYLGDAAAASEAVNNWDSGETCQKFHDRPTFHNGRVYVFSLDRSDISDAYLSTRGYHVYAYDVAQNTFSDMSVNNPGGVGAPHLQVVTLAPDPKNNRVYGAVIPTVDIVYYDVAKNLEFTVGRPATFTQYIYTNRFMFVDSRGRLYFTAGSEYWSPGSDPNIYNHVHYYEPSTNTFGDLTDWKLNLNAFEMGQWTRDRKTCYVEDNKGNTFRFDDSAAAWTSLGRPFPNDPNWIFQVSPNSKKIYSGNNTIVEYDIASGKVINTLCATGDLDAQAGAQKYWIGYDSWDNNGNFYFASFSDYGINVLVTRFNPVQLKIAKGILPALVQVEVAASSNANEFIVTRKGGSTSSSLDVVYNVDAAENNASLMKQARGTVTIPPGQDSATAVLTQDQLALVSGKYVFTVIGDGDQYLPGAHRSVSAVNTGVVAKSNHGPESKQLLSCFRSGAGAITFRVFAPEGSSMTHLSIYDLHGKCVKVLHAGAISSGSHDFTLDEGSMAKGTYVARLTLDRQTVQRRVAKY
- a CDS encoding fibrobacter succinogenes major paralogous domain-containing protein, which produces MTTIKYLLAGSVAAIILSTIACTKTSTGPDTGGTTVKDIDGNIYTAVKIGNQVWTAENLRTTAYNDGTPIPHAPLLSTWATLSTPAYASYNNTTDADSIKKFGLLYNWYTVGTGRLAPAGWHVPTSAEWDTLRNYLVAHGYNWDGSDTGNGIGKSLAAKTDWNAATDSGDVGWNTAANDGSGFSGLPAGIRFYDVDFKSIGQMGYWWTATAEDVAHSDYRMLSSSHDYLDSYLILDNTGLSVRLVKD
- a CDS encoding phosphoglycerate kinase → MSKKTIRDIDVKGKRVLMRVDFNVPMKDGVVQDDTRIKAALPSIKYVLEQGCKSLVLMSHLGDPKKDAKKAKEKAEKDGKPFDEKKFIDGKCRMKPVAEYLAKLLGKEVKFAPACMGPETEAIVKALPQGGICMLENTRFHKEETSKEESEREVLAAALATYGDVYVNDAFGTAHRPHASTETVAHHLPAVAGFLMEKELEYLQEKIVKNPAKPFVAVIGGAKVSSKIAVLESLLNKVNKLIIGGGMTYTFLKAKGVSVGKSLVEDDMVETAKGILDRAAEKKTELLLPADHVVTQEFSADAVSKASAGEAIEDGWLGMDIGPKSIEKFKAAIAGAKTVFWNGPMGVFEFPKFAEGTKAIAQALASLKGATTVIGGGDSVSAVNKMGLSAKMSHISTGGGASLELVEGKELPGVKALLDR
- the tpiA gene encoding triose-phosphate isomerase, with protein sequence MARKKFIAGNWKMNTTLDEAKALAKGIVAKMGAETDVDIAVCPPYVSLKTVSEIVKGTSVKLGAQDVHWEAKGAFTGKVSCAMLRSVGVEYVIIGHSEQRQYFHETDETVNKKVKAALAAGLLPIVCVGETLEQRKTGKLFSVVETQIKGAFAGVAKADALKCTIAYEPVWAIGTGEVATPDQANEMHVFIRKQVSGMHDTDTAGAIRIQYGGSMKPDNAKALLALSDVDGGLIGGAALKADDFLGIVKPK
- a CDS encoding T9SS type A sorting domain-containing protein — its product is MVPFNRTSLKIGVVLCFCLLSVSHAQPPRTGGYAGQMNGTKSWDLPNAPSGTRPDQAWHCIGSSPDGDIYISGQDHATNSMLYRLYQKDDTLRYLGDARAASQAVNNWQTGETCQKFHDRPIFFNGKVYVASLDRSTLDNAFLSTRGFHWYCYDTAANTFSDLSVSEPNGIGAPHLQLICIQPDPKKNVMYGNTIPEVKEVSYDIAKKVTTVLGRPSQWTTPPYLYSDRVQWVDSRSRLYITAGNDRAQWNMGEPVSTFNHVWYYDPASGFGELPNFQLQGANAMECGGWNREHTKWYGSDDHGHLYCFTDSGPTWTYLGTTGINPVQKVWTLEVAPDGDKLYVGRCDNENGLNEPRAIFEFDLAAKTSRQIVTITECDNKATYDFMTGYDSWDRTGNFYVADFSMDDGAGTLMVRLNPVKIKVAKGLLPELVTVTAAPGPNGDVMVTRTGATTGSLKVIYELTGSDSNNNQLLKTYGSATISAGAASADVTVDKTQFQGIAGISSLVFSVEYDGDNYLAGSSRLVPLQLTAIRVRPQGTGPADKALMETFRNPSGATVVRLNIARASLTQLSIYDLTGKLVTTLLNRHLGAGVYEFPLKKRAGGGIAISGGFIAEVKTGGLSMSKRIVLY